In Erigeron canadensis isolate Cc75 chromosome 7, C_canadensis_v1, whole genome shotgun sequence, one DNA window encodes the following:
- the LOC122609442 gene encoding small nuclear ribonucleoprotein Sm D2-like produces MCGGGCGGDFRWRKLEVILGGGSWKVAVVAGFQLSWQTKNEEEEFNTGPLSVLMMSVKNNTQVLINCRNNKKLLGRVRAFDRHCNMVLENVREMWTEVPKTRNGKKKALPVNKDRFISKMFLRGDSIIIVLRNPK; encoded by the exons ATGTGTGGCGGCGGCTGTGGAGGTGACTTCAGGTGGCGGAAGTTGGAGGTGATTTTGGGTGGCGGCAGTTGGAAGGTGGCAGTGGTGGCCGGATTCCAACTGTCATGG CAGACTAAGAATGAGGAAGAGGAGTTCAACACCGGGCCTCTCTCTGTTTTGATGATGAGTGTTAAAAACAACACACAG GTGTTGATCAACTGCagaaataataaaaagcttcTAGGCCGTGTGAGAGCCTTTGACCGACACTGTAACATGGTGCTGGAAAATGTTAGAGAAATGTGGACAGAG GTACCTAAGACTAGGAATGGCAAGAAAAAAGCTCTTCCAGTTAACAAAGACAGGTTCATTAGCAAGATGTTTCTCAGAGGTGATTCTATCATCATTGTCCTCAGAAATCCTAAGTGA
- the LOC122607173 gene encoding 60S ribosomal protein L22-3-like, protein MVAAKGGKKKTQSTYVIDCGKPVEDKIMEIASLEKFLQERIKVGGKAGNLGDSVSISREKNKISVTADSTFSKRYLKYLTKKYLKKHNVRDWLRVIASNKDRNVYELRYFNIAENEGEEED, encoded by the exons atgGTGGCGGCAAAAGGAGGAAAGAAGAAGACACAGTCAACATATGTGATAGATTGTGGGAAGCCCGTTGAAGACAAGATTATGGAAATTGCATCACTTGAAAAGTTTTTACAAGAAAGAATCAAAGTTGGTGGCAAAGCAGGGAATCTTGGTGATTCTGTTTCTATTTCTCGTGAGAAAAACAAGATTTCTGTCACTGCTGATTCCACTTTCTCaaaaag GTACTTGAAGTACTTGACAAAGAAATACTTGAAGAAGCACAATGTTAGAGACTGGCTTCGTGTAATTGCTTCAAACAAGGACCGCAATGTTTATGAGTTGCGATACTTCAACATTGCTGAGAACGAGGGTGAGGAGGAAGATTAA
- the LOC122607676 gene encoding blue-light photoreceptor PHR2-like produces MDSKQLQDSQTQNQDSEISSNKNQPINPLFTSITLSVPQFLPTHFISSPKISPFNPKFQIPFQISSYFNKLTLSSSSSSIPVTKSALKSTISANPFQTPSTETPRRPADPSSAAGVRRVSVVWFRNDLRVQDNECLNSANNESLSVLPVFCFDPKDFGKSPNGFDKTGPNRASFVIECVSDLRKNLQAKGSDLVVRIGKPESILAELVKEIGAEAVYVHREVSNDEVKGENKIENALKDEGVEVKYFWGSTLYHIDDLGFKLDEMPTNYGGFREKIKGVKVRQTIEALGQFKGLPAGGNVEVGEIPTLADLGFGSSANLSQDKHASSGPLIGGETEALNRLKKFAVECQAQPPKETKDGSNDTIYGANFSCKISPWLTTGCVSPRLIFDELKKSASRTISASNGKDDDDGGMNWLMYELLWRDFFRFITRKYSSSKQHSTAPVTA; encoded by the exons atggattCCAAACAACTTCAAGATTCACAAACCCAAAACCAAGATTCagaaatttcatcaaacaagaaCCAACCTATCAACCcattatttacatcaattacactttcagtccctcaatTCCTTCCAACCCATTTCATTTCTTCTCCAAAAATCTCACCTTTTAACCCCAAATTCCAAATCCCATTTCAAATTTCGTCCTATTTTAACAAACTAACactttcttcatcatcatcatcaattccAGTTACTAAATCTGCACTAAAATCAACTATCTCTGCAAACCCATTTCAAACTCCATCAACCGAAACCCCTCGCCGGCCGGCAGACCCATCATCCGCCGCCGGGGTCCGTCGTGTCTCCGTCGTCTGGTTCAGAAATGACCTCCGTGTTCAAGATAATGAATGTTTAAACTCTGCAAATAATGAATCTTTATCTGTTTTGCCAGTTTTTTGTTTTGACCCAAAAGATTTTGGCAAATCCCCAAACGGGTTTGATAAAACTGGCCCGAATCGGGCTTCTTTCGTTATCGAATGTGTTTCAGATTTAAGAAAAAACCTGCAGGCAAAAGGGTCTGATTTAGTTGTTAGAATAGGCAAACCCGAATCGATTTTAGCTGAATTGGTTAAGGAAATTGGGGCAGAAGCAGTTTATGTGCATAGGGAAGTGAGTAATGATGAAGTAAAAGGCGAAAATAAGATCGAAAATGCGTTGAAAGATGAAGGTGTTGAGGTTAAGTACTTTTGGGGAAGTACATTgtatcacattgatgatttggGGTTTAAATTAGACGAAATGCCAACGAATTATGGCGGATTTCGAGAGAAGATTAAAGGTGTTAAAGTTAGGCAAACTATTGAGGCTTTGGGTCAGTTTAAAGGGCTGCCTGCTGGTGGGAATGTGGAAGTTGGTGAGATTCCTACTTTGGCTGATTTGGGGTTCGGTTCGAGTGCTAATTTGAGTCAG GACAAGCATGCTTCTAGTGGACCCCTTATTGGAGGTGAGACTGAAGCATTAAACAGACTTAAAAAATTTGCTGTGGAATGTCAAGCCCAACCTCCAAAAGAAACCAAAGATGGAAGTAATGATACCATATATGGTGCAAATTTCTCTTGCAAAATCTCTCCATGGCTTACTACAGGATGTGTTTCCCCTCGTTTAATATTTGATGAGCTAAAGAAATCTGCTTCTAG AACAATTTCTGCCTCGAAtggaaaagatgatgatgatggtggcaTGAATTGGCTAATGTACGAGCTCCTATGGAGGGATTTCTTCAG ATTTATCACAAGAAAATACAGTTCATCGAAACAACATAGTACTGCTCCGGTCACCGCTTGA